A genomic region of Salinibacter pepae contains the following coding sequences:
- a CDS encoding class I SAM-dependent methyltransferase, producing the protein MTAPNPRDAYDRWAAQCDTDANDTRDLNAEVLREQTVIEEDDAVLGLGRGTGLNTEWLATRVGHVVTTDVCDEMPARARGRLTPDSGTLQTLDVTTPWPFEAVRFDAVVATLVLEHVEEPAPVFQEARRVLREGAPSTSRSCIRPASSAARRHISRTRRPARRS; encoded by the coding sequence GTGACGGCCCCGAACCCACGGGACGCCTATGACCGTTGGGCGGCGCAGTGCGACACCGACGCCAACGACACCCGCGACTTGAACGCAGAAGTCCTGCGAGAACAAACAGTTATTGAGGAAGACGATGCCGTGCTCGGGCTCGGGCGCGGCACTGGGCTCAACACCGAGTGGCTCGCCACGCGGGTGGGACACGTCGTGACGACGGACGTGTGTGACGAGATGCCCGCGAGGGCCCGAGGGCGCCTCACTCCCGATTCGGGGACGCTGCAGACACTCGACGTGACGACGCCGTGGCCGTTCGAGGCCGTTCGTTTCGATGCCGTCGTGGCGACGCTGGTGTTGGAGCACGTGGAGGAGCCGGCGCCGGTCTTTCAGGAGGCGCGGCGCGTGCTGCGGGAGGGGGCACCTTCTACCTCGCGGAGCTGCATCCGACCCGCCAGCTCGGCGGCACGCAGGCACATTTCGAGGACGAGGCGACCGGCGAGACGGTCGTGA